GAAATCGAACATACCACTTTTATCAGCAAGAAGTTTCGATTGTACAATGGAAGCACAGGGAGTAAATCCCATTTTTTTGTACAAATGCACTGCATTTTTGTTTTCAATCCAAACCCGGATAAAAGCATCGTGGTATCTTTCTTTATCAACAGTTTCCAGAAAATAGTGCAACAGTTTTTTCCCGATACCCTTTCCCTGGCTTGTTTTCTCCACCATCATTTCGGCTACATAAACCGAACTGTTTAGCTCAAAATTTTGTGCTATACTTTCCGGAAGTAAACGGTCGAATGTTAAGGGTGTTAGCAGCAGGGCGCCTGCCAGCCTGTTGTTTTCAAACGCAAAAATTCCATATCCCAAATCGAATATCGATTGCAGGTAGTTTTTGGTTTCCTTTTTACTGTGGTACTGAAAACTTTTTCCGGCAGAAAACGCATCAACATACAAATCAGTTAAGGCATTCTCGTATCCTTTATAATCTTCCTTTTTTATGCTTCTTATTTCCATTTTTCGCAACAGGGTTGATGGTTTAAACAACAAAACACTTTGGTAGGTTTAAACGGGTTAAAAATAGAAAGGAATATATCTAACCGATTTCGCTAATCCGTTTTAAAAGTGGCATGTTAATGATCTCAATCGTACCATCTTCGTTTTTTATAATGCTGTTGTCTTTAAAATCTTTGATAACTTTAACTACGCTCATGGTCGACATACCTGTGAGTTCAGCCAAATCGGACCGCGAAAGAGAGAGTTTAAATAGCGGCGTTTTATATATTTCTTCTGACAAATAAATGAGTGCATCAGCCAGGCGACCATTTAATTGTTTGTGCGTTAAACTTACAAATCGGGTAAAAGTAGAATTCGAGCAATTGTTCATGGTTGTTATTAGCTCAGCTGCAAATTTCCCATTGGTTTCAATCAACTCTTTTATTATCTCGTTTTCAATAATACAAACAGTCGTATTTTCAATAGCTGTTGCTGTGTAAGTATATACTTTATTGCCGTATATTGATGGTAATCCCAATAGATTTCCATCAGGCAAAAGATTAATGACCAGATTTTTATCAGAATTTGGAATTTCTAAATACAATTTTACCAGGCCATGTTTTACAAAATGAACGTGATTGGCAAACGACCCTTGTTTAAAAATAGTTTCGCCCGCTTTAAAATTAAGTTGAACTCTGTGTTTATCACTTAAGTTCAGCTCGGCTTCGTTGAGTTGTTTAAAACACGACGATTTGTTTTTGCAGAATAAACATGAATTAGAAGTGTCTGTAGTATTTATTATGTCCTTGATCATTCCGTTTTTCAATCATTTGTTTGTAATGAAAGTTACAAATATACAAATAATCAAACCTACATATCTAAATATGTGGCTCTATTTATACGAAAAAGCTGTTCTGGTTTATAGCACCTTGTTCTTTTAGGCTTTTTGTTTGACTTAATTTTACAGGCAAAAGAAATATAGAGAAAAATGAAGATAAAATCTTTTTTGATTTCAGTGGTAACGATTTTTGTTATTTGGGTTTTGCTTAATAACAAACTTTCGCTCGAAGTGCTGGCTTTCGGCGGTTTAATTGCGGTTGTAGTTGCCATAATGTTTCATCGCTCGTACGATATTTTTGAGGCATTAAAATTAAACCCAAAAGCAATTGTGTACTGGTTTGTGTACATTTTTGTTTTCCTGACGGAACTGGTAAAATCGAACCTCGATGTGGCTTTTAGAGTGATTTCACCAAAACTACCTATTAATCCCGGTATTGTTGAAGTAAAAACCAAACTCAAATCAAAACTGGGTCGGATGATCCTTACCAATTCAATTACGCTTACCCCCGGAACCTTTACCGTGGAGTTGCTGGGCGACAGAATCTTTGTACACTGGATTGATGTAAAAAGCGAAGACATTGAAGAGGATACACGCTTGATTGTACACAAATTTGAAAAATACCTGGAGGTGATTTATGGTTAATATCATTTTACAAATAGCCGGTGGGATTATGTTGCTAAGTATAATTCTTGCCTTGTACCGTTTTTTTAATGCAGGCTCGCTTGTAAGCAGAGTTATTGCATTCGATGTAATGAATATTGTTACGGTTTCACTGATTGCGTTGATCACGCTTTTTTCGGGCCGGACCATTTATATCGATGTGGCAATGATTTACGGATTGCTGAGTTTTCTTGGGGTTATAATCATTGCCAGGTATCTGGAAAAAAGTTTATAAGTATGGAAGTTTTAAAAATAATAGGTGCTTTTATTACGCTAATTGGTTCGTTTTTCCTTTTGCTGGGAAGTATCGGATTGATTCGAATGCCCGATGTTTTTACACGCATCCAGGCCGGAACAAAAGCTTCAACGCTGGGAACAATTCTATCTTTATTGGGAATTGGTTTGATTTACCTCCCAATTTTCGGGAAAGTATTCCTGTTAATCGTATTCATTTTAATTACCAACCCGGTATCGTCGCACATGCTGGCACGCGCCGCACATTACATTGGTGTTAAAAAAGCCGATGTTACTGTGGTTGACAAATTGAGCGAATACTATGAAAATAACAAAACGCAAAAACCGGAATTAAAATGAGCCTGATAATAACAATTGTATTAAGTCTGATAATGCTGATAATGGGTATCACAGCCATTCTTCATAAAAAACTCAGTGTGGCCATTATTGCAACCGGAATTGTGAGTTTGCTGGCTTCGGTTTTGTTTCTGTTAATGGCTGCTCCCGATGTGGCAATGACAGAAGCTGCCATTGGAAGCGGACTTTCTACCATCATCTTTTTTTATGTGTTGAATAAAATACGAAACGTAAAATGATACGCAACTTTTTTATACTACTATTATTGGCCGGGTTAACAGCAGTTTTTGTGAGCTTGTTTGTTGATTTCGGCAGCAGCGAAAGCTTGTCTCCGCTGGCAGAACACTACGCCAATTACGGCGCTGATGAGGTAGGAGCGCCCAACCTGGTAACTTCGGTGGTGGTAACTTACCGTGGTTTGGATACACTGGGCGAAGTAACCATCTTGTTTTTGGTGGCGTCCATCATCAGTTTTTTTCTGAAAAGAAATAAAGACCAGGAAGAGAAATTCGAAAAACGCGAATCGAGCGAGATTTTAAAATCAGCTTCACGTTTGTTGGTACCCATTGTAATGGTGCTCGGAATTTATGTTTTTATAAACGGACACCTCACGCCGGGAGGAGGTTTTCAGGGAGGTGCAATTATTGCCACCGCTTTTATTCTGCTGTTAATGACTTATCCCGATTACGAAATCAATCATAAAGTAATTTCAATTATTGAATCTATTTCAGGAATAAGCTTTGTGTTGATTGGTGTTTTAGGAATTGTACTGGCCGGTGGTTTTCTCGACAATAAAATTCTTGCATTGGGAACCTTCGGAAATATTTTAAGTGCCGGCGCCATCCCGATTATCTATTCGTTAATTGGATTAAAAGTGGGATCTGAGCTGTCGAATATCCTTTCAAATTTCCAGGCAGTACAAAAAGAAAAAATGTAAATCATAAAAAGCAGTCAATGGAAACTATCGCATTAATAACGGCTTTCGCATTAATTCTGATTGGAATTTATGGCATCCTTTCAAATAAAAATATCATCAAAATAATTGTGGGATTTTGGCTTTTTGAAACCGGTTTGCATGTATTAATTGTAACCATCGGGTACATTAAAGGTGGTACAGCTCCAATTCTTGACGATGCAGTGGGATTGACCAATGTGTCAGAAAAAATAGTAGACCCGATTCCGCAGGCGCTGGTTTTAACGGCCATTGTAATCGGACTGGGAGTAACCGCGCTGATGCTGGCTTATGCCCTGAGAATGTACCAGGCTAAAAAGTCGCTCAATATTGGTGATTTCAAAGAATTGAAATGGTAATTAAATAAGTACTTAATAATGAATTTAATTTCTCCTATAAATATTATCGCTGTTTCCCTTGGAGTTGCCTTTTTTATGGGCATGCTGGGAAAAAAGCTACAGGGATTTTCTTATTTCTTAATGCTGGCAGCTTTGCTTTTTAATACAATTATTTCGCTGGAGTGGTTTTATGCACTGGCAAATAATCTGGCTGAAGCACAGCAGGTTTTTACAGCAGGTTTTAAACCGCCGCTTTCCATTAATTTACTGATGGGATTAAACGAGTCGGTAATTACCGGACTGGTAAATGTTGCCGGGTTGCTGGGCGCCGTTTATATGGCATCAACACTTAAAAAAGTGGGCACAGCAAGCCAGGTCGTTTTTCTGGTACTTATTATGAGTTTAAATGTAATTGTGCTTTCGCGCGACTTGTTTAATATTTTTGTTTTTCTTGAAGTGGCCAGTATTGCAGTGGCAGGTTTAATTATTTTGCAAAAAGGATTGAATGCTGTTTCAGCCGGATTTAAATACATGATTGCTACCGGTTTGATTTCCTCGTTTTTACTCCTCGGAATTATTTTTATCTATCGTTTTTCAGGAACACTAAATCTGGACATGGTAATTGAATCGAATCCGATGATTAAACAGGGAGCCATGGTTTCCACTTTTATTATTATGGTGGCAATTTTGCTTGAATTGAAACCGTTTCCGGCAAACGGCTGGGCACTCGATGTTTACCAGGCAGCTCACCCCGGTTTGTCGGCCATGCTTTCGTCGGCAGTGGCCACTGCAAATTTGTATGTGCTGTATAAATTTTCAGGATTGAATACCGAGAGCAGCATGTACTTTGTTGGCTTAATTGGTTTGATAACTTTTGTGGGTTCCAATCTTTTGGGAATGAACCAAACTAATGCACGACGTTTACTGGGGTATTCGTCGGTGGGGCAAATTGGTTTGCTGGTGGCCATTATTGGATTCATTCCACATTCAAACGAAAACTTTAAACTTATTTTTATAGGACTGCTGACCAGTCATTATTTTGCAAAAGCCGGTTTGTTTTGGATTGCCGGAATTGTAAAAACCGAAAAATTAAAAGAGTGGTCGGTATTACGAAATAAACCTATTTTACTATTCCTGTTTCTGTCGTTTGTTCTGGCACTGACTGGATTCCCTCCGTTTCCATCATTTTGGGGAAAATGGCAACTGATTATGGAGTTGTCGCAGCAAGGAAATATGGCTGCGATAATTGCCATTTTGGTAGGTTCGTTTTTCGAAGTGGTTTATTTATTACGCTGGGCTGGTTATTCCATAAAACTGGAGGCCGTTGCATTGCCTAAAGTAAAACTTACTCAACTGGTTCCTGTTATCCTATTCGGACTTGGAATTTATGCCACCGGATATTTTGTTTCGCAAAACACTGCTTTCGGGAATACTATAAATTACTTTCCACTGCTGGTTGTGGCGGCTCTTTTAGTGCTCGATTTCCTTCCTGCATTTGTTAAAAATTCATTGTCAATTTTGGCAACCGGGTGGTTTGCTTATGAATTAATTCCGGGTCAAGAAACATTAAAACTGGTTTTTACCGTGATATTTTTAATCGGAGGAATTTTAACGCTCATTCCCGGATTTCATGTAAAAGGGAAACGGGCAGGTTTTTATCCTTCGGCTATGTTAATGTTTGGAGGATTGGCACTTTTAATTGAAGCTGAAAACTTGTTGCAGTTTTTCTTTGCCTGGGAAATTATGACATTGGGTTCGTATTTTCTTATTATCCGCGGGAAAAAATCGATGCCACATGCATTTAGTTACATGTTATTTTCAGTAGGCGGTGCTTATTTAATTTTGATGGCATTCGGAATGGTTTCTGTTGGAAACAGCGGATTAAGCCTGAGTTTACTATCACAAATTAATTTTTATCCGGTAGTTGCACTTGCCTTGCTCGCCATTGGTTTTATGACAAAAACAGCATCGCTCGGTTTACACATTTGGCTGCCGGGAGCACACGGTGAAGCAGAATCGGACGTGTCGCCAATGGTTTCTGCCATTCTGTTAAAAGCCGGAGTTTTTGGTCTGGTTATGCTTATGCTGGCTTCGGGTGGAGAACACAACTCGTATTCAGGATTGTTTTACACCTTAGGATGGATTGGTGCATTAACCGCTCTGGTGGGTAACCTTGGAGCAATTTTCCAGGAAGATGCAAAACGTTTACTGGCTTACTCGAGTATCGGGCAGTTGGGATATATTTTATTCGCATTTTCTATTATGTCGCAAATGGGGTGGCTGACCGGTTTTACATACACAATAAACCACTTTATGTTTAAAGCTATTTTATTCCTTTCAGTGGGTGGAGTTGTAATGCGACTGGGGACACACAATATGTACGAAATGGGAGGTCTAATCAAAAAAATGCCATTCTCATTTATTGCTGTTTTAATCGGAATTATTACGCTGGCTGGTATTCCTCCGCTTTCAGGTTTTGCCGGAAAATGGTTGTTCTACAACGCCGTTATTCTGAAAGGGTGGTATTTCCAGGGAGCCATTGTATTTTTTGCCGGAACCATCGCATTCCTATACTGTTTTAAACTCATTTATTCCATCTTTTTGGGTCAGTTAAAAGACAACCACCGGAATGTAAAAGAATTGCCTTTCTGGTATTTACTTCCAATATACATTCTGATTTTTGCCATTATGGTTTTTTCGGCCAAACCCGATTTGATTTTAAAACCACTTGGAAATGTTTTAGCGGTTAATTTCCCCAGCAACAATTTAACCTGGAACGGAACCACTGCCATGAGTAAACTGGGGTACTGGGATGCCACAACAATTATGATTGTGATTGGAACCATGTTCGTGATTTTATTTAGCTGGCTGTGGCTGATGAGCCGCAAAGCGCAAAAAGTAAAACAGTTTAACATGGTTTATGCAGGCGAACGTCCCGAACGTCCTGAGTTAACACATGTTTCGCATAATATTTATGCCGGCTATAATAAAGCACTGGGATTTCTGGTGGCGCCCGGCATCACACATTTCTGGAAATATACATGCAACCTGTTTGAATCTACCGGCAATTTTATTCGCCGCCTTTACAGCGGAAACGGACAAAGCTACGCCTTTCATCTGGTAACTTATATCGTTATTGTTTTTGTCATTTATTTAAGCTCGATTTAAATGGAATTTACTGTAAGCAAAATACTTTGGACCCTGTTGGGATTATTTATTGTCCTGAACTGGGGATTGATTATGGGAGGTACAATGCGCAAAATTGGTGCACGTGTTGCAAAACGTCATGGCATTCCGCTATACCAGCCCTACATCGATTTGATTAAAAATTACGCCATTCGTTCGCAAATCACGCACGGAATCATGTTCTACCTCGGGCCGGTTTTCCGCTTGTCGGGAGGTGTGGGAATCTTTCTTTTTCTCCCCTTAATTTTTGGTAACGAACACTGGTCAAATTTTTCATTTTCGGGCGATTTAGTTTTAATTCTCTATTTTCAGTTTTTTGGAATGTTGGGAATGGCGCTTGGAGCCGGAGAAGGCGGACATCCGTATTCGGCAATTGGAATCAGCCGCGGTTTGTCGCAGTTTACAACCATCGAAGTACCGATGACTCTGGCGGTGATTTCTATCGCTGTTCAGTACAACACACTTTCAATTTCTGAAATTGTGGCTGCACAACAGGGAGGATTTGCCCACTGGACAATGATAACCAATCCCTTTGCAACGGCTGCAGCAGTTTTATCAATGTTGGGAGCCTTTGGTCATTCGCCATTTAATTTGGTAAAAGCACCCAACGAAATTCCTATTGGACCACCAACCGAATATCATGCAACGTATTTGGGCGTATTGCGCACTAATGCGGCCATTTTACATGTGGTGGAAGCCGCATTGTTTATGAACTTGTTTTTTGGAGGTGCAACCAACTGGTTTGAGTTCATCCTGAAAACTTTCCTTATTTATTTCTGGAGCGTTTTTGTGGGAATGGTTTTCCCTCGATTCATGATAGAACAATCGGTGCAGTGGTTTTTAAAAATCCCGCTGGTACTCGGAATCATTGCAATCATTGTCATTTTATAAGATTTTACCATGAAAGAGACAGACAATCAAGATAAATTCATTCACGAAGAAAATAAAAAGCGAGAAGTAGTTGCGCCCGATGGAAGCATTATTGAAATTAATCCGATGGAGGATTATTTCTGCGGTGCCCGTCCGCAAGTACAAGAGCCGCATAAAGTTAAAGTTGTTGAAAAATTTTTGAACTGGGCACGTTCCGAGTCGATTTGGGTATTAGGATTTGGAACCGGCTGTGGAAGTATTGAAATTCCACCGCTGGTAACTCCGCGCTTCGATATGTTCCGCTTTGGTGTGCAAATGCGCCCGACTCCGCGTCAGTCGAATGCCATAATTATTTCGGGTTATCTCTCGGTAAAAACATTAAAAAGAGCAATTCGCAGTTACGAACAAATGCAAAGTCCTAAATATTTAATTGCACTGGGAAGTTGTACCATCAACGGTGGAATGTACTGGGACAGCTACAATACCATTAACCGGGTTGACCAATATTTACCGGTTGATGTTTACATCGCCGGTTGTATGCCACGTCCTGAAGCGTTGCTAGCCGGTTTTGAAAAATTGAAGGAGCTGATAAAAGCGGGTAAAGCAGAAAAAGCAAACGAATACATCGAGAACCTTGACTGGTACAAAGCCAATCAGAAAAAAATTATTAAAGACTGGAACATGCCGGATTATAATTGGTAAAAAACAAAAAATACCACTTTTCTTTTCCTTTTTAGAAGGGAAATATCAGCAGGGTAAGGAATGTGGGGGAGCTGATGACAAAGGGGTAAAAAATAATACAAATGAAGAAATTTATAGAAAACTTAGGATACAAATTCAACCTTTCGGAGGTTGAATACCAGCGGAAGAACCTCACTTTTGTTACGGTTGATAAAGAAAGTGCTGTGCAAATGCTGGCCTATCTTCGAGATTATGAAGGATTCAGTCATTTTGTATTAATGACTGCTGTGGATTGGATTGAAGACGGTCTGTTTCAATTGACCTACATTCTGAATAATCCGACAAAAAAAATTGATCTTGCCATTCGCACTAAAATTCTACGCGAAAAAGCAAAGATGACCACTGCGCATCATTTGTGGAACCAGGTGGCTACTTATCAACGCGAATTAAAAGAGATGTTCGGCATTGATTTTCCGGAAAGTCCGCGCGTTAACGAATCGTTTATTCTCGAAGGTTGGGATAATATTCCACCCATGCGCCGCGATTTCGACACCAAAAAATATTCTGAAGAAACATTCTTCCCTCGACCTGGGCGGGGTACAAACGACCCAAGTGAATACATGAAACAAAAATTATATCCCAATGAACAATAAACATTGGCTAAATATAGGATACGACCGCAGCAACTACCCGCAAAAGGGGAGCGACGGTAATTTGGTGATTGATGAATCATCGCACAAACTGGTAAAAGTGTGGCAGGGACCAAACCACCCCGGTGTTACTGGAAACATGTCGATTGAACTGACAGTCAGTGGTGATGAAATTGTAGAAGCAAAAACACATGTGGGATACCTGCACCGCGGTTTCGAGAAACTTTTTGAACGCCGGAAATACATCCAGGTTTTTCCAACTTGTATTCGTTTGTGTGTGGCTGAGCCCGATTACAATGAATACAATCTGGCAGCCAGTGTGGAAGAATTGGGTGGAATTGAAATACCGGAAGCTGCTTTGTGGTTGCGTACTTTGGTACTCGAAATGGCGCGTTTGCAGTCTTTGCTACGTGTTGTACCGGGGCAGGGGGGAACCACCGGACTGGGAATTGGCGTGCAGTGGGGCGTTTATCTTCGCGACCTGATTCTCGACCGTTTTGAAGAATTGACGGGCGGACGTGTGTATCACATGTACATTATTCCGGGCGGAGTGCGCGGATTGTTACCCGATGGTTTCAAAAAACGAATGCTGGAGAACCTGAAAGAAATTGATGATTTTGTGGTGAACATCGACAATGTGATGTACAACAATGCGGTTTTCAAAAAGCGTACAATTGGTGTGGGTTACATCGACCCAAGCTGGATTGACAGCTACGGAGTGGTTGGGCCAAATGCGCGCGCTGCAGGTTTTAAACGCGATGTACGCAAAGATTATCCGTACCTGAAATATAGCGATCTGGACTTCGACCCAAAAACAGCAACGGAATCGGATATTTATACCCGCTCACGTATTCGCTGGCACGATCTGCAAACAACAGTAAGTTTAATCCGTCAGATTCTGGATAAAATGCCTGACAAAGGGGAAATCAGAGCTGAAACACCAAATGTATTACACTGGAAACTACCAAAGGGTGAAACCTATGTTCGGGCTGAATCATCACGCGGAGAATATGGTTTTTATGTGGTTTCCGACGGAACTGAATATCCACGTAGAATTAACCTGCGCGGACCAAGTTACACACACGCCGTTTCGTTGCTGGAACGCATGCTGATTGGAGCCAACATTGCCGATGTGGCAAATATTATGGTGTCGCTGCAAACCTGCCCGCCAGAAATTGAACGCTAGCAAATTTATAATTGATTATTGATTAATTATTATTGAAAAATTTGAAGAATATGTCAAAAAGCTCAGTAAAATATACAAACACTAAAATG
The sequence above is a segment of the uncultured Draconibacterium sp. genome. Coding sequences within it:
- a CDS encoding GNAT family N-acetyltransferase, translated to MEIRSIKKEDYKGYENALTDLYVDAFSAGKSFQYHSKKETKNYLQSIFDLGYGIFAFENNRLAGALLLTPLTFDRLLPESIAQNFELNSSVYVAEMMVEKTSQGKGIGKKLLHYFLETVDKERYHDAFIRVWIENKNAVHLYKKMGFTPCASIVQSKLLADKSGMFDFEKIYLHQKLD
- a CDS encoding Crp/Fnr family transcriptional regulator yields the protein MIKDIINTTDTSNSCLFCKNKSSCFKQLNEAELNLSDKHRVQLNFKAGETIFKQGSFANHVHFVKHGLVKLYLEIPNSDKNLVINLLPDGNLLGLPSIYGNKVYTYTATAIENTTVCIIENEIIKELIETNGKFAAELITTMNNCSNSTFTRFVSLTHKQLNGRLADALIYLSEEIYKTPLFKLSLSRSDLAELTGMSTMSVVKVIKDFKDNSIIKNEDGTIEIINMPLLKRISEIG
- a CDS encoding Na+/H+ antiporter subunit E, with translation MKIKSFLISVVTIFVIWVLLNNKLSLEVLAFGGLIAVVVAIMFHRSYDIFEALKLNPKAIVYWFVYIFVFLTELVKSNLDVAFRVISPKLPINPGIVEVKTKLKSKLGRMILTNSITLTPGTFTVELLGDRIFVHWIDVKSEDIEEDTRLIVHKFEKYLEVIYG
- a CDS encoding monovalent cation/H+ antiporter complex subunit F produces the protein MLLSIILALYRFFNAGSLVSRVIAFDVMNIVTVSLIALITLFSGRTIYIDVAMIYGLLSFLGVIIIARYLEKSL
- the mnhG gene encoding monovalent cation/H(+) antiporter subunit G codes for the protein MEVLKIIGAFITLIGSFFLLLGSIGLIRMPDVFTRIQAGTKASTLGTILSLLGIGLIYLPIFGKVFLLIVFILITNPVSSHMLARAAHYIGVKKADVTVVDKLSEYYENNKTQKPELK
- a CDS encoding hydrogenase subunit MbhD domain-containing protein, which codes for MSLIITIVLSLIMLIMGITAILHKKLSVAIIATGIVSLLASVLFLLMAAPDVAMTEAAIGSGLSTIIFFYVLNKIRNVK
- the mbhE gene encoding hydrogen gas-evolving membrane-bound hydrogenase subunit E, whose product is MIRNFFILLLLAGLTAVFVSLFVDFGSSESLSPLAEHYANYGADEVGAPNLVTSVVVTYRGLDTLGEVTILFLVASIISFFLKRNKDQEEKFEKRESSEILKSASRLLVPIVMVLGIYVFINGHLTPGGGFQGGAIIATAFILLLMTYPDYEINHKVISIIESISGISFVLIGVLGIVLAGGFLDNKILALGTFGNILSAGAIPIIYSLIGLKVGSELSNILSNFQAVQKEKM
- a CDS encoding sodium:proton antiporter: METIALITAFALILIGIYGILSNKNIIKIIVGFWLFETGLHVLIVTIGYIKGGTAPILDDAVGLTNVSEKIVDPIPQALVLTAIVIGLGVTALMLAYALRMYQAKKSLNIGDFKELKW
- a CDS encoding proton-conducting transporter membrane subunit, which translates into the protein MNLISPINIIAVSLGVAFFMGMLGKKLQGFSYFLMLAALLFNTIISLEWFYALANNLAEAQQVFTAGFKPPLSINLLMGLNESVITGLVNVAGLLGAVYMASTLKKVGTASQVVFLVLIMSLNVIVLSRDLFNIFVFLEVASIAVAGLIILQKGLNAVSAGFKYMIATGLISSFLLLGIIFIYRFSGTLNLDMVIESNPMIKQGAMVSTFIIMVAILLELKPFPANGWALDVYQAAHPGLSAMLSSAVATANLYVLYKFSGLNTESSMYFVGLIGLITFVGSNLLGMNQTNARRLLGYSSVGQIGLLVAIIGFIPHSNENFKLIFIGLLTSHYFAKAGLFWIAGIVKTEKLKEWSVLRNKPILLFLFLSFVLALTGFPPFPSFWGKWQLIMELSQQGNMAAIIAILVGSFFEVVYLLRWAGYSIKLEAVALPKVKLTQLVPVILFGLGIYATGYFVSQNTAFGNTINYFPLLVVAALLVLDFLPAFVKNSLSILATGWFAYELIPGQETLKLVFTVIFLIGGILTLIPGFHVKGKRAGFYPSAMLMFGGLALLIEAENLLQFFFAWEIMTLGSYFLIIRGKKSMPHAFSYMLFSVGGAYLILMAFGMVSVGNSGLSLSLLSQINFYPVVALALLAIGFMTKTASLGLHIWLPGAHGEAESDVSPMVSAILLKAGVFGLVMLMLASGGEHNSYSGLFYTLGWIGALTALVGNLGAIFQEDAKRLLAYSSIGQLGYILFAFSIMSQMGWLTGFTYTINHFMFKAILFLSVGGVVMRLGTHNMYEMGGLIKKMPFSFIAVLIGIITLAGIPPLSGFAGKWLFYNAVILKGWYFQGAIVFFAGTIAFLYCFKLIYSIFLGQLKDNHRNVKELPFWYLLPIYILIFAIMVFSAKPDLILKPLGNVLAVNFPSNNLTWNGTTAMSKLGYWDATTIMIVIGTMFVILFSWLWLMSRKAQKVKQFNMVYAGERPERPELTHVSHNIYAGYNKALGFLVAPGITHFWKYTCNLFESTGNFIRRLYSGNGQSYAFHLVTYIVIVFVIYLSSI
- a CDS encoding NADH-quinone oxidoreductase subunit H; the encoded protein is MEFTVSKILWTLLGLFIVLNWGLIMGGTMRKIGARVAKRHGIPLYQPYIDLIKNYAIRSQITHGIMFYLGPVFRLSGGVGIFLFLPLIFGNEHWSNFSFSGDLVLILYFQFFGMLGMALGAGEGGHPYSAIGISRGLSQFTTIEVPMTLAVISIAVQYNTLSISEIVAAQQGGFAHWTMITNPFATAAAVLSMLGAFGHSPFNLVKAPNEIPIGPPTEYHATYLGVLRTNAAILHVVEAALFMNLFFGGATNWFEFILKTFLIYFWSVFVGMVFPRFMIEQSVQWFLKIPLVLGIIAIIVIL
- the nuoB gene encoding NADH-quinone oxidoreductase subunit NuoB, which gives rise to MKETDNQDKFIHEENKKREVVAPDGSIIEINPMEDYFCGARPQVQEPHKVKVVEKFLNWARSESIWVLGFGTGCGSIEIPPLVTPRFDMFRFGVQMRPTPRQSNAIIISGYLSVKTLKRAIRSYEQMQSPKYLIALGSCTINGGMYWDSYNTINRVDQYLPVDVYIAGCMPRPEALLAGFEKLKELIKAGKAEKANEYIENLDWYKANQKKIIKDWNMPDYNW
- a CDS encoding NADH-quinone oxidoreductase subunit C, with the translated sequence MKKFIENLGYKFNLSEVEYQRKNLTFVTVDKESAVQMLAYLRDYEGFSHFVLMTAVDWIEDGLFQLTYILNNPTKKIDLAIRTKILREKAKMTTAHHLWNQVATYQRELKEMFGIDFPESPRVNESFILEGWDNIPPMRRDFDTKKYSEETFFPRPGRGTNDPSEYMKQKLYPNEQ